GCCGCGGAAGGCCTCGTCGATACCGGGGGAGGACCACTCGGCCATGTAACGGGGATCGTGGAAGCGGGCGGTGGTGTCGAGGACGGCGCGGGCCGTCGTCGTCGTGTCCACGGAGGGTGGCGCGAAGGCGCCCGCTTCGATGCCGTCGTCGATGATGTGCGCGAGCTGCGCGATCAGTCCCTCGACGTACGCGTTGACGACCGTACTGGCCTCGCCCGCCAACGTCACGTAGGTGGCGAACAGTTCGGGGTCGTCGCCCGCCTTGTGCTTCTTCGCGGTGAACAGGCTCGCCAGCCAGTTCTCCAGCCGCTCCTCGGGCGGCGCCGCGGAGGCGACGACGCCTTCCAGCTTCGCGCTGGTGCGATCCAGCCACCGCTTGGTGACCGCGTCACGCAGCGCCGCCTTGGTGCGGAAGTGGCGGTAGACGCTGCCGTGGCTGACCCCGAGCGC
This sequence is a window from Streptomyces sp. NBC_01775. Protein-coding genes within it:
- a CDS encoding TetR/AcrR family transcriptional regulator, whose product is MPPEALTPERVLEATEEVLRRYGPAKATVVDVARALGVSHGSVYRHFRTKAALRDAVTKRWLDRTSAKLEGVVASAAPPEERLENWLASLFTAKKHKAGDDPELFATYVTLAGEASTVVNAYVEGLIAQLAHIIDDGIEAGAFAPPSVDTTTTARAVLDTTARFHDPRYMAEWSSPGIDEAFRGVLALVLRGLRA